The proteins below come from a single Tachypleus tridentatus isolate NWPU-2018 chromosome 13, ASM421037v1, whole genome shotgun sequence genomic window:
- the LOC143239739 gene encoding uncharacterized protein LOC143239739 isoform X1: protein MLCKALKSGYGTSLKRFWKFPSFCPVVIFISPSLCLFFIQQNHIRLYAISTAGNQAPDFNVVDPKTYHYPSRKSHSQVLRYHEQLPKIIHARKDPHITHEELVQITKWKLIRGKFRPRLMDLVRINTEAAVKQTSKKAFRKLPNISNAITALTTLKGVGPATASAILAAGYPDQVAFMADESMLSTPGVEAIDYTLAEYLNYHEQIKKCCDQLNKKNPEGKWTPHKVELTLWTHYLARELNPSLLEGMPKAEADDNPATPNGKSSSDQDNEPLDDQTSTVVNKEQEDNSEETGEDSHDSKISSTDIFSTGPEKSGYSNLDNSISNDGVEENTENSESCPSEEPAVKKVRVQ, encoded by the exons ATGTTATGCAAGGCATTAAAATCAGGATATGGAACATCATTAAAAAGGTTCTGGAAGTTTCCTTCTTTCTGTcctgttgtaatatttatttctccATCACTGTGTCTTTTTTTCATACAGCAAAACCATATCAGACTATATGCTATATCCACTGCAgggaatcaagcccctgattttaatgttgtggatccaaagacttaccactaTCCCAGCAGAAAATCTCATTCCCAAGTTTTGAG GTATCACGAACAGCTTCCAAAGATCATACATGCTAGAAAGGACCCTCACATTACCCATGAAGAGTTGGTACAGATAACTAAGTGGAAGCTAATT AGAGGAAAATTTCGCCCTCGCTTAATGGACCTTGTGAGAATCAACACGGAAGCAGCAGTCAAACAGACCAGTAAAAAGGCCTTCCGAAAACTTCCTAATATCTCTAATGCTATTACAGCTCTTACCACTTTGAAGGGAGTTGGTCCAGCCACAGCATCAG CCATTTTGGCAGCTGGATACCCTGATCAAGTTGCGTTTATGGCTGATGAAAGTATGTTATCAACACCAGGTGTTGAAGCAATCGATTACACCTTAGCAGAATATTTGAATTACCATGAGCAGATCAAGAAGTGTTGTGATCAACTTAACAAGAAAA ATCCAGAAGGAAAATGGACTCCCCATAAGGTGGAACTTACCCTGTGGACCCACTACTTGGCACGGGAGCTGAATCCTTCTTTATTGGAAGGAATGCCCAAAGCAGAAGCAGATGATAACCCTGCCACCCCAAATGGTAAGTCCAGTAGTGACCAGGATAATGAACCACTTGATGACCAAACGTCAACTGTTGtcaacaaagaacaagaagacaatTCTGAGGAAACTGGTGAAGATAGCCATGATTCCAAGATCTCATCCACTGACATTTTCAGTACTGGTCCAGAAAAGTCAGGGTATTCAAACCTCGACAATTCCATTTCAAATGATGGAGTTGAAGAAAACACCGAAAACAGTGAGTCTTGCCCATCTGAAGAACCAGCTGTCAAAAAAGTGCGGGTCCAATAG
- the LOC143239739 gene encoding uncharacterized protein LOC143239739 isoform X2, translating to MADVNDSTLLFFVRATPAQWDYALSLYNDVLNLKAAKRTKKNGPEEFINLDTWYHEQLPKIIHARKDPHITHEELVQITKWKLIRGKFRPRLMDLVRINTEAAVKQTSKKAFRKLPNISNAITALTTLKGVGPATASAILAAGYPDQVAFMADESMLSTPGVEAIDYTLAEYLNYHEQIKKCCDQLNKKNPEGKWTPHKVELTLWTHYLARELNPSLLEGMPKAEADDNPATPNGKSSSDQDNEPLDDQTSTVVNKEQEDNSEETGEDSHDSKISSTDIFSTGPEKSGYSNLDNSISNDGVEENTENSESCPSEEPAVKKVRVQ from the exons ATGGCTGATGTGAACGATTCTactttattgttctttgtaagagCTACACCGGCGCAGTGGGATTATGCGCTATCTCTTTATAATGATGTTTTAAACTTGAAAGCTGCCAAGAGGACGAAGAAAAATGGACCAGAGGAATTTATCAACTTAGATACTTG GTATCACGAACAGCTTCCAAAGATCATACATGCTAGAAAGGACCCTCACATTACCCATGAAGAGTTGGTACAGATAACTAAGTGGAAGCTAATT AGAGGAAAATTTCGCCCTCGCTTAATGGACCTTGTGAGAATCAACACGGAAGCAGCAGTCAAACAGACCAGTAAAAAGGCCTTCCGAAAACTTCCTAATATCTCTAATGCTATTACAGCTCTTACCACTTTGAAGGGAGTTGGTCCAGCCACAGCATCAG CCATTTTGGCAGCTGGATACCCTGATCAAGTTGCGTTTATGGCTGATGAAAGTATGTTATCAACACCAGGTGTTGAAGCAATCGATTACACCTTAGCAGAATATTTGAATTACCATGAGCAGATCAAGAAGTGTTGTGATCAACTTAACAAGAAAA ATCCAGAAGGAAAATGGACTCCCCATAAGGTGGAACTTACCCTGTGGACCCACTACTTGGCACGGGAGCTGAATCCTTCTTTATTGGAAGGAATGCCCAAAGCAGAAGCAGATGATAACCCTGCCACCCCAAATGGTAAGTCCAGTAGTGACCAGGATAATGAACCACTTGATGACCAAACGTCAACTGTTGtcaacaaagaacaagaagacaatTCTGAGGAAACTGGTGAAGATAGCCATGATTCCAAGATCTCATCCACTGACATTTTCAGTACTGGTCCAGAAAAGTCAGGGTATTCAAACCTCGACAATTCCATTTCAAATGATGGAGTTGAAGAAAACACCGAAAACAGTGAGTCTTGCCCATCTGAAGAACCAGCTGTCAAAAAAGTGCGGGTCCAATAG